A stretch of DNA from Hydrogenophaga sp. SL48:
GCGCGGCCACGCGACCGCTGCCGTCTTTCACCTTGCACAAGGTTTGTGAGATGACGGCCACCAGCGATTCGGACAACATGGCACGCACCATGTCTTTCTCTTCGGCCGGGAACACGTCGATGATGCGGTCGATGGTCTTGGCGGCGCTGGAGGTGTGCAGCGTGCCAAACACCAGGTGGCCGGTTTCGGCGGCCGTCATGGCCAGGCGGATGGTCTCCAGGTCGCGCATTTCACCGACCAGGATGGCGTCCGGATCTTCGCGCAGGGCCGAGCGCAGCGCGTTGGAAAAGCTCAGCGTGTGCGGGCCGACCTCGCGCTGGTTGATCAGGCACTTCTTGGATTCGTGCACGAATTCGACCGGGTCTTCGACCGTGAGGATGTGGCCGTACTCGGTTTCGTTCAGGTGGTTCACCATGCCGGCCAGCGTGGTCGACTTGCCCGAGCCGGTCGGGCCGGTGACCAGCACCAGGCCGCGCGGGCGCAGCGCGAGGTCGCCAAAGATCTTGGGCGCGTTGAGCTGTTCCAGCGTCAGGATCTTGCTCGGGATGGTCCGGAACACGGCGCCGGCGCCCCGGTTGTGGTTGAAGGCGTTGACGCGAAAACGCGACAGGCCTTCGATCTCGAACGAGAAGTCGCATTCCATGAACTCCTCATACTGCTTGCGCTGCGCGTCGTTCATGATGTCGTACACCATGCTGTGGACCATCTTGTGATCCAGCGGTTCGACGTTGATGCGGCGCACATCACCGTGCACCCGTATCATGGGTGGGAGCCCGGCAGACAAGTGCAAATCGGAGGCTTTGTTCTTGACGCTGAAGGCGAGCAGTTGGGTGATGTCCATCCCGGGGTCCCGTGCAGTGTTGGTGTTACAGACTGATTATGACGATCATTTCAGACAATCTCCAAGGGGTTCGGGAGCGCATCGCGCAGGCCTGCACCGCGGTGGGTCGCGATGTGAGCGCCGTCACATTGCTGGCGGTCTCCAAGACCTTTGGCCCCGACGAAGTGGCGGAGGCGATCAAGGCCGGGCAGCGGGCTTTTGGCGAAAACTACGTCCAGGAGGGCGTGGAGAAGGTGCTGGCTTTGCGTGCCACCCACGCCGATGCCGGGCTGCAGTGGCACTGCATCGGACCGGTGCAGAGCAACAAGACTCGGCTGGTGGCGGCCCACTTTGACTGGGTGCAGTCGGTGGACCGGCTCAAAATCGCCGAGCGGCTGAGCGAGCAGCGGCCGGAAGGCTTGCCGCCCTTGCAGGTCTGCCTGCAGGTGAATGTGGATGGTGGCGCGAACAAGTCGGGGGTCGCGCCCGATGCGTTGTCCGCGCTGGCCCATGCGGTCGCCGGCTTGCCTGGTTTGCGGCTGCGCGGCCTCATGTGCATTCCCGAACCGGCGCCGGATTTTGACAGCCAGCGTGCATTGTTTCTGCGCGCGCGCGGCTTGTTCGACGACCTCAACGCGCAGGGCCTGAACCTGGACACCCTGTCCCTGGGCATGAGCGACGACCTGGACGCCGCCGTGGCGGCGGGCTCGACCATGGTCCGTGTGGGCCGGGCCATCTTCGGCAGCCGGCCCAGGGCCTGAGAAGGCCTGTTTATTTGGCGGGCGCTGCGGGCATCTGAATCGGTTTGACCGTCCCGCAATCGGCGGCCAGCCACTGCCCCTGGCCGTCGATGGTCATGCTTTCCGGTTTGCCGTTGCGGACCGACTGCATCACCATCTTCATCGTGTAGGCCTTGTCGCCGTTGAAGGTGTAGGTGCCCTCGCCCGACGACGATGGGTTGGTGCAGACGAACTTCATCTTGAGCGCGCTGGCGCTGCGGGAGGTGATGGTGCTGGTGCAGTTGCCCTCGGTCTGGGACGGCATTTCGGCGCGGGCCGCCATCTCGGGCGTGATGCAGACCTTGAGGGAGAAGCCGCCACCTGGGGCCACGCCCATGCCGTTTTTCCCCATCATCGCTTCCATCTGTTTGCGTTGGGCCGGCGGCATGCTGGCCAGCTGCTTCTGCATCTCGGCCATGGCCTTGTCCATCTCGGGGTTGCCGCCCATCTTGCTCTGGACGGCCCACAGGCCGGGCGCCTGGGTTTGCGCGAAGGCGCTCGCGGAACACAGCAGCAGGCAGGACAGCAGACGGGAGGCTTTGGGCATGGAGGGCTCCAGAAGTGGTTTGCTGGGCATTGTCGCCGGCCGATGGCGCTTGTCAAAGGGGCAAGCGGCTGCTGTTCTTCACCTCTTCCATCACCGCGTAGGTGCGCGTCTCGCGCACGCCGGGCAGTTGCCAGAGCACGCTGCCGGCGAAGTCGCGGTAGGCGGCCATGTCGGCCATGCGGGTCTTGAGCAGGTAGTCGAAACCGCCGGCCACCATGTGGCATTCCATGATCTCGTCGCGCACCTGCACCGCGGCCTTGAACTCGTTGAACACGTTGGGCGTGGTGCGGTCCAGCAACACCTCCACGAAGACCATCATCCCGCGGCCGAGCTTGAGCGGGTTCAGCCGCGCTTCAAAGCCCAGGATGTAGCCGTCGCGCTGCAGGCGCTGGGTGCGCGCCAGCACGGCGGTGGGCGAGAGCGCCACGGCCTCGGCGAGCTTCAGGTTGGCGATGCGGCCGTCGGCCTGCAGAACGTTCAGGATGCGCAGGTCGATGCGGTCGAGGTCGTGGGTGATTGCGGTCATGGTCAGTGAATTATCCGGTGATTGACAAAAAAACCACCAGAAATTCACCGAATGCATCGGCACCATCACGGGATTCACCAACCTCCCCGATTCCCGGAGACATCCATGCCCCGCACCACCGACCGCCTGCCTTCCCCCTACCGGCCCGAGACCGCCATCGTCGCCCAGCGCCTCGCCGCGCTGCA
This window harbors:
- a CDS encoding DUF3617 domain-containing protein — translated: MPKASRLLSCLLLCSASAFAQTQAPGLWAVQSKMGGNPEMDKAMAEMQKQLASMPPAQRKQMEAMMGKNGMGVAPGGGFSLKVCITPEMAARAEMPSQTEGNCTSTITSRSASALKMKFVCTNPSSSGEGTYTFNGDKAYTMKMVMQSVRNGKPESMTIDGQGQWLAADCGTVKPIQMPAAPAK
- a CDS encoding type IV pilus twitching motility protein PilT, which gives rise to MDITQLLAFSVKNKASDLHLSAGLPPMIRVHGDVRRINVEPLDHKMVHSMVYDIMNDAQRKQYEEFMECDFSFEIEGLSRFRVNAFNHNRGAGAVFRTIPSKILTLEQLNAPKIFGDLALRPRGLVLVTGPTGSGKSTTLAGMVNHLNETEYGHILTVEDPVEFVHESKKCLINQREVGPHTLSFSNALRSALREDPDAILVGEMRDLETIRLAMTAAETGHLVFGTLHTSSAAKTIDRIIDVFPAEEKDMVRAMLSESLVAVISQTLCKVKDGSGRVAAHEIMIGTSAIRNLIREAKVAQMYSAIQTGQGVGMQTLDQNLSELVKRNVISPAEARSKAKIPENFPG
- a CDS encoding Lrp/AsnC ligand binding domain-containing protein, producing MTAITHDLDRIDLRILNVLQADGRIANLKLAEAVALSPTAVLARTQRLQRDGYILGFEARLNPLKLGRGMMVFVEVLLDRTTPNVFNEFKAAVQVRDEIMECHMVAGGFDYLLKTRMADMAAYRDFAGSVLWQLPGVRETRTYAVMEEVKNSSRLPL
- a CDS encoding YggS family pyridoxal phosphate-dependent enzyme, coding for MTIISDNLQGVRERIAQACTAVGRDVSAVTLLAVSKTFGPDEVAEAIKAGQRAFGENYVQEGVEKVLALRATHADAGLQWHCIGPVQSNKTRLVAAHFDWVQSVDRLKIAERLSEQRPEGLPPLQVCLQVNVDGGANKSGVAPDALSALAHAVAGLPGLRLRGLMCIPEPAPDFDSQRALFLRARGLFDDLNAQGLNLDTLSLGMSDDLDAAVAAGSTMVRVGRAIFGSRPRA